The Verrucomicrobiota bacterium nucleotide sequence GCTCCCAGGCGCGGTCAGGGAACCCAGGCTTTTGTTCAAGCTTCTTCCTTCGGGCTGCCCTGATCCTCATGATTTGCAGAACTACCAAGTAGCTGATCAGGGAGACGGGGGTAGCAAAAACTGCCCCCCCCACGGCGAGGGGTAGGCCAATGTCGACAAAGTTGTCCCATTGCAGGATTTCGGAAAAATGAAAATCCTGCCTCGTGAGCGGCGGGGCAAAATGATGGGGGCGGCTCAGGATCCAAAAGCCTACCTGAAACTGATAACGCAGGATCAGTGGCCAGACGGGG carries:
- a CDS encoding DUF2062 domain-containing protein → PVWPLILRYQFQVGFWILSRPHHFAPPLTRQDFHFSEILQWDNFVDIGLPLAVGGAVFATPVSLISYLVVLQIMRIRAARRKKLEQKPGFPDRAWEQP